A window of Campylobacter ureolyticus contains these coding sequences:
- a CDS encoding heavy metal translocating P-type ATPase, whose translation MSIVIKSNLKDRVRLKSDLFTKKNEDFINQILEDKVIDLRFNLACNSLIIKFNSLEISLNDILDLLYEYFKISSNLPKEKVENSLKTCNDCLVCKKTHSKKTWRRKVYEIVGLSVVAVVVFVKEHILATPFSAISNIALGSLSVIAALPLLNEAKNDILNKKFSLETFMAFSLLLAIFGGEIAAAFEVIYILRASRLFEEYTAQKSRIAIKNLIEMDVKQVYVLNGDIEIQTNLEDVKKGDIVVCVNGEKICVDGEVVYGEGYVDESIINGHSQAIYKKIGSKVFANTTLNEGKIHIKVSAVGNETYISRVINDVEKHLSLKSTSEIEADRLAKKVLKLGSFMTIATLFLTGSFTNAFSVMIIMSCPCATILAASSAVSSAIASAAKNGILIKGGEHLEKMSKADIVCFDKTGTLTTNTPIVSSYETKLDENEFFQVLSNLEHKNTHPIAKAVSKYCQNLGFKPISSSNSCSIVGLGVKGKFNKDKYLLGNKKFMVDNGVRLPYNSNFLKDNEHATIIFLAKNYKFVGCLSISHEIRDGSKETILELKKRGVKKIVLLTGDDELVANEFAKEFEFNAVYPNLMPDEKAKIVNSFSKKGITLMIGDGVNDTLAMSRADISVSFASGGSEAAIEVSNIAITNSDPKDIIKLFDLSNLALKKANQNYKIGTSTNILGSILAMFGTITPAAAGLIHLAHTGAILYNSSKVKI comes from the coding sequence ATGTCAATTGTCATAAAATCAAATTTAAAAGATAGAGTTAGGCTTAAATCAGATCTTTTTACAAAGAAAAATGAGGACTTTATAAATCAAATTTTAGAAGATAAAGTTATAGATTTAAGATTTAATTTAGCTTGCAATTCGCTTATAATAAAATTTAATTCCTTGGAAATTTCTTTAAATGATATACTTGATTTACTCTATGAATATTTTAAAATTTCTTCAAATTTACCAAAAGAAAAAGTTGAAAATTCACTCAAAACTTGCAATGATTGTTTGGTTTGTAAAAAAACTCACTCTAAAAAAACTTGGAGAAGAAAAGTTTATGAAATAGTTGGTTTAAGTGTGGTTGCGGTAGTTGTTTTTGTAAAAGAGCATATTTTAGCAACCCCTTTTTCAGCCATTTCAAATATTGCACTTGGAAGTCTTAGTGTAATTGCAGCACTACCACTTTTAAATGAAGCTAAAAATGACATTTTAAATAAAAAATTTAGTCTTGAAACTTTCATGGCATTTTCTTTACTTTTAGCTATTTTTGGCGGTGAGATAGCAGCTGCTTTTGAAGTTATTTATATATTAAGGGCTTCTAGATTATTTGAAGAATATACCGCGCAAAAATCTCGCATTGCAATTAAAAATTTGATAGAAATGGATGTTAAACAAGTATACGTTTTAAATGGCGATATTGAAATACAAACAAATTTAGAAGATGTTAAAAAAGGCGATATCGTAGTTTGTGTAAATGGAGAAAAAATTTGTGTTGATGGTGAAGTTGTATATGGTGAGGGATATGTTGATGAAAGCATTATAAATGGCCATAGTCAAGCTATTTATAAAAAAATTGGAAGCAAGGTTTTTGCAAATACAACTTTAAATGAGGGAAAAATTCACATAAAAGTAAGTGCTGTTGGAAATGAAACTTATATTTCGCGTGTAATTAATGATGTTGAGAAGCATTTAAGCCTAAAATCTACAAGCGAGATTGAGGCTGATAGGCTTGCTAAAAAAGTTTTAAAACTTGGCTCATTTATGACGATTGCGACACTATTTTTAACAGGTTCTTTTACTAATGCTTTTAGTGTGATGATTATTATGAGTTGTCCATGTGCTACTATTTTAGCGGCAAGTTCAGCAGTTAGTTCGGCTATTGCAAGTGCAGCAAAGAATGGAATTTTGATTAAAGGTGGTGAGCATTTAGAAAAAATGAGCAAAGCAGATATAGTTTGTTTTGATAAAACAGGCACATTAACCACAAATACTCCGATTGTATCAAGTTATGAAACAAAACTTGATGAAAATGAGTTTTTTCAAGTTTTATCAAATTTAGAACACAAAAACACCCATCCTATCGCAAAAGCAGTGAGTAAATACTGCCAAAATTTAGGCTTTAAGCCAATTTCAAGCTCAAATAGTTGCAGTATCGTTGGACTTGGTGTAAAAGGCAAATTCAATAAAGATAAATACCTTCTTGGAAATAAAAAATTTATGGTTGATAACGGCGTTAGACTCCCATATAATAGCAACTTTTTAAAAGATAACGAACACGCAACGATTATATTTTTAGCTAAAAACTATAAATTTGTTGGATGCTTGTCTATATCGCACGAGATAAGAGATGGAAGTAAGGAAACTATATTGGAGCTTAAAAAAAGAGGTGTTAAAAAAATAGTCTTATTAACCGGAGATGATGAACTTGTGGCAAATGAATTTGCAAAAGAGTTTGAATTTAATGCTGTTTATCCAAATTTAATGCCTGATGAAAAAGCCAAGATAGTAAATTCTTTTTCAAAAAAAGGCATTACTCTTATGATAGGAGATGGCGTAAATGACACTTTAGCTATGAGTAGGGCAGACATTAGTGTTTCTTTTGCAAGTGGTGGAAGCGAGGCTGCTATAGAAGTATCAAATATCGCTATAACAAATTCCGATCCAAAAGATATAATAAAACTTTTTGATTTAAGCAATTTGGCTTTAAAAAAAGCAAATCAAAACTATAAAATAGGCACTTCAACAAATATATTAGGCTCTATTTTGGCAATGTTTGGCACTATTACACCAGCAGCTGCAGGACTTATACACTTAGCTCATACTGGGGCTATTTTATACAATTCAAGCAAGGTTAAAATTTGA
- a CDS encoding Fur family transcriptional regulator yields the protein MVNDRVFTKFLNMIFPDSKDFPTRSAIIKILFYNKHLSTKMIKEIYEKQEKNSVNISTIYQTINLLEEKNLIKSINLKNVIYYELENGLRHDHLVCIKCGKIVEFIDNSFSSLEQNLGKIYEFNIEGRILILQGVCKKCQLS from the coding sequence ATGGTTAATGATAGAGTTTTTACTAAATTTTTAAATATGATTTTTCCTGATAGCAAAGATTTTCCTACGCGATCTGCAATTATAAAAATTCTTTTTTACAACAAGCATTTAAGCACAAAAATGATAAAAGAAATTTATGAAAAACAAGAAAAAAATAGTGTTAATATAAGCACCATTTATCAAACAATAAATTTACTTGAAGAAAAAAATCTAATAAAATCTATAAATTTAAAAAATGTTATTTATTATGAACTTGAAAATGGTTTAAGACATGATCATTTAGTTTGCATAAAGTGTGGAAAAATAGTTGAATTTATCGATAATAGTTTTTCGAGCTTAGAGCAAAATTTAGGTAAAATATATGAGTTTAATATAGAGGGTAGGATATTAATTTTACAAGGAGTTTGCAAAAAATGTCAATTGTCATAA
- a CDS encoding DUF4198 domain-containing protein translates to MKKTIVSLTAVAALASSAFGHFQMLYTPESALEKGTTIPLKVVFNHPFADEHTMDMGLQANGKIKPIEEFYVVHKEQKTDLKKSLKEITFKGNSNSGKAYESEYKARKMGDHIFVAVPAPYYEKNEDAYIQQITKMIVNVAGAPTDWDAELGLKAEIVPLTKPYSIWAGSTFSGIIKGDGKPVPFAEIEVEYLNYDVDVKNNKMDEKAHYEAPQDSFVTLTIKADENGKFTFGIPKAGWWGFAALGVGKSNQYDGKELSQDAVIWVQAKEMK, encoded by the coding sequence ATGAAAAAGACTATTGTTTCATTAACAGCAGTAGCCGCATTAGCTTCATCGGCATTTGGGCATTTTCAAATGCTTTACACTCCAGAAAGTGCATTAGAAAAAGGAACTACTATTCCTTTAAAGGTTGTTTTTAACCATCCTTTTGCAGATGAGCATACCATGGATATGGGTCTTCAAGCAAACGGCAAAATTAAACCTATTGAAGAGTTTTATGTAGTTCATAAAGAACAAAAAACTGATTTAAAAAAGAGTTTAAAAGAGATAACTTTTAAAGGTAACTCAAACTCAGGCAAAGCTTATGAAAGCGAGTATAAAGCTAGGAAAATGGGAGATCATATCTTTGTAGCAGTTCCTGCACCTTATTATGAAAAAAATGAAGATGCTTACATTCAACAAATTACAAAAATGATTGTAAATGTTGCTGGAGCACCAACTGATTGGGATGCTGAGCTTGGTTTAAAAGCTGAGATCGTTCCACTTACAAAACCATACTCGATTTGGGCGGGAAGTACATTTTCAGGTATTATAAAAGGAGATGGAAAACCAGTACCTTTTGCGGAAATTGAAGTTGAGTATCTAAACTATGATGTTGATGTAAAAAATAATAAAATGGATGAAAAAGCTCACTATGAAGCACCACAAGATAGCTTTGTTACTTTAACAATTAAAGCTGATGAAAACGGTAAATTTACTTTTGGAATTCCAAAAGCTGGTTGGTGGGGATTTGCAGCTTTAGGAGTTGGCAAGTCTAATCAATATGATGGCAAAGAACTAAGCCAAGATGCAGTTATTTGGGTTCAAGCAAAAGAGATGAAATAA